One Fusarium pseudograminearum CS3096 chromosome 4, whole genome shotgun sequence genomic window carries:
- the TUB gene encoding TUB — MREIVHLQTGQCGNQIGAAFWQTISGEHGLDSNGVYNGTSELQLERMSVYFNEASGNKYVPRAVLVDLEPGTMDAVRAGPFGQLFRPDNFVFGQSGAGNNWAKGHYTEGAELVDQVLDVVRREAEGCDCLQGFQITHSLGGGTGAGMGTLLISKIREEFPDRMMATFSVVPSPKVSDTVVEPYNATLSVHQLVENSDETFCIDNEALYDICMRTLKLSNPSYGDLNYLVSAVMSGVTTCLRFPGQLNSDLRKLAVNMVPFPRLHFFMVGFAPLTSRGAHSFRAVSVPELTQQMFDPKNMMAASDFRNGRYLTCSAIFRGRVAMKEVEDQMRNVQSKNSSYFVEWIPNNIQTALCAIPPRGLTMSSTFIGNSTSIQELFKRVGEQFTAMFRRKAFLHWYTGEGMDEMEFTEAESNMNDLVSEYQQYQDAGIDEEEEEYEEELPEGEE, encoded by the exons ATGCGCGAGATT GTTCACCTTCAGACCGGTCAGTGC GGTAACCAAATCGGTGCTGCTTTCTGGCAGACCATCTCTGGCGAGCACGGTCTCGACAGCAATGGTGTTTACAACGGTACCTCTGAGCTCCAGCTCGAGCGCATGAGCGTTTACTTCAACGAG GCCTCCGGTAACAAGTATGTTCCCCGTGCCGTCCTCGTCGATCTCGAGCCCGGTACCATGGACGCCGTTCGTGCTGGTCCCTTCGGACAGCTTTTCCGACCCGACAACTTCGTTTTCGGTCAATCCGGCGCCGGAAACAACTGGGCCAAGGGTCATTACACCGAGGGTGCTGAACTTGTCGACCAAGTTCTCGATGTCGTCCGCCGTGAGGCCGAGGGCTGTGACTGCCTCCAGGGTTTCCAAATCACCCACtctcttggtggtggtaccGGTGCCGGTATGGGTACCCTGTTGATCTCCAAGATCCGTGAGGAATTCCCCGACCGTATGATGGCAACTTTCTCCGTCGTTCCTTCCCCCAAGGTCTCCGATACCGTTGTCGAGCCCTACAACGCCACCCTCTCCGTCCATCAATTGGTCGAGAACTCCGACGAAACTTTCTGTATCGACAATGAGGCTCTCTACGACATTTGCATGCGCACCCTTAAGCTGTCCAACCCCTCTTACGGCGACCTGAACTACCTTGTCTCTGCCGTCATGTCCGGCGTCACTACCTGTCTCCGTTTCCCCGGTCAGCTGAACTCTGACCTCCGAAAGCTCGCCGTCAACATGGTGCCCTTCCCCCGTCTGCACTTCTTCATGGTCGGATTCGCTCCCTTGACCAGCCGTGGTGCTCACTCCTTCCGCGCTGTCAGCGTTCCCGAGCTCACCCAGCAGATGTTCGACCCCAAGAACATGATGGCTGCCTCCGACTTCCGCAACGGTCGTTACCTGACCTGCTCTGCCATCTTCCGTGGCCGTGTCGCCAtgaaggaggttgaggacCAGATGCGCAACGTCCAGAGCAAGAACTCATCATACTTCGTCGAGTGGATTCCTAACAACATCCAGACCGCTCTCTGCGCTATTCCCCCTCGTGGACTTACTATGTCTTCCACTTTTATTGGAAACTCCACCTCTATCCAGGAGCTTTTCAAGCGTGTCGGCGAGCAGTTTACTGCTATGTTCCGACGCAAGGCTTTCTTGCATTGGTACACTGGTGAGGGTatggacgagatggagtTCACTGAGGCTGAGTCTAACATGAACGATCTTGTCTCTGAATACCAGCAGTACCAGGATGCTGGAattgacgaggaagaagaggagtaCGAGGAGGAGCTGCCTGAGGGCGAGGAGTAA